The Asterias rubens chromosome 1, eAstRub1.3, whole genome shotgun sequence genome segment CTACCTAAAAAATTTTCTGTTCTTTAGATTTCCCCTCCTAAAAATACTTCATCTTGACTTATTTTTTCGTTATCATCATTTGTTTTTCCATTAACAAAAATCCTACTCTAATTATTGACAAAGGTCCATATCAACAGGTCGTCGAACTCTGTGTTCGTACATTAATGTTTGTATCGGGTAATCGGAGCATTGGTCGTCACTGTCGCTTTAGGTTTTTGGGGGATATTGGGTAATCTGTTTCCAGTTTTCTAGTTCATTCGAATTCGTTTGACTAAAattctcatttattttcccatagtataaaaacaaaatatgcctctatcatcatcataacgACATCTTTACAGTATAGATTTCGAAAACTAAATGGAAACAAATTTGACACTGCAGAAGGATCTTATTCAAAAGCAGTGCTTGTAGACAATATGCCCTAATGACATGCCCCTATATTGAGACAGGAATTCAACAATTATTATCCATGGTCGAGTCGAGCCACCAACAAGCAAAAAGTATTTAAGAAAGCATTTATTTAGAAAGAAAGTTATGAGGCTGGGATTTCAAACTTAACAAATTTGGTAAAAATACAGGGTACTTTGTATTTTAAGGTAGACATCTTTATAGTAATGTTTTATAAATGAAATTATTTGTATAAAGAAAACGTACATCTAACTTCACCACAGggtatttttgtaatttgttttgcacATCGCTCCGGGTTGGGGCGCCCTCTATCTTTTTCACACCCATAATGCACCATTAGATTCGTTCACTTCCTTTGGGAAAAACCGGACCAGATATTTATTTTGTAGGAATTAGTTGTATCGTAGCTCCTGACTTCAGTGTGTTGTTGTGCTTTGACTCTGTAGTTAACTCATTAGATCACCATTAACAATCTCTTCAAAGaatcaatgtattttgttagttttttttttttttttaaataaacttaaaaaacaacGATTCTCTCATCGATTActcataattgcttctttcgtttttcatttttttttgtaaatatgaaAATTATCGGTAAACATTGTGGATAGCTGAAATTAAAGATAAACATGAACTTATTCTGAACTGTGAActaaataatgtaaaaaatattagaatgtaaaaacagaaaagaaaacctCTTAAAACTTGTTGAGGaacatttgtttgtaaattatttgtgaagataaagtaaaaagtgaaagcagggttttaaaaaaattcactgTTTGTAGATTTTCTGTAAAATTCTGTTGATCAGGttatttgacaatattttgattCGATATAAGTTTGCGATCCCAAAATAtcatttttaatcaaatttaccACACAATGGGAACAAGGCCGGAGTCCTCTGTGACGTCACGGTGCATGTATAACCTTGAAGTTTATAACTGTTTAaacgtttttctttttaaaattgtctTTATTATGTTATTTATGATAAATTTATAGATTCACTTATGTCAGCACTTTAATTTCGAATTTACTTGGTTGAGTAAAAAAAGGGTTCATATAATCTGCTGACTTGATCAGTAGTTAATGGAACAgggtataaataaataaaacagggTAATTTTAGACCTGTTGTTTCTTTGTACGTTATTTCACACATGTGTTCAAGAGTTTCTaggttcattattttttttttttatgagagaccACAAAGCCAGAAGCCCGATTGTAGGCGAGGCGACACTTAACTGATTCGGACTATAAATCCAAATCACCTGATACCaagggcacgttgccacctactcttgggggccaaacagggttacctccttcacagtctgtaTGATGTAGGCTTggatatcatccactaggagccacctactactggggctgaaacagggttagctccttcacagtctgtaaggatgtaggcatgggtaccatccactaggatCCACCTACTATCGGTGCTGAACCGGGTTAGctccttcacagtctgtaaggatgtaggcttgggtaccatccactaggagccatctaCTCTCGGGGGCTGAACAGGGTTAGctccttcacagtctgtaaggatgtcgacatgggtatcatccactaggagccttcCACTCCtaagggctgaaacagggttagctCCTTCACAGCCTGTAAGGAtttaggcttgggtatcatccactaggagccacctactacTGGAGCTAAAACATGGTTACCTTCTTCACAggctgtaaggatgtaggcatgggtgccATCCACTAggactaggagccacctactctcGGGGCTGAACAGGGTTAGctccttcacagtctgtaaggatgtaggcttgggtatcatccactaggagccacctactcttggggctgaaacagggttacctccttcacagtctgtaaggatgtaggcttgggtaccatccactaggagccacctactctcGGGGGCTGAACAGGATAGctccttcacagtctgtaaggatgcaggcatgggtatcatcgaCTAGGACTCagtaggagccacctactcttgGGGACTGAAACCGGGTTAcctccttcacagtctgtaaggatgtaggcttgggtatcatccactaggagccacctactcctggggctgaaacaagaCCTCATTCACTGTATGTAAGGatataggcatgggtatcatccactaggagccttcAACTCccaagggctgaaacagggtgacctccttcacagtctgtaaggatgtaggcttgggtatcatccactatagGGGCCTGGCTGGTAAAGCAGAGTAGAATACTTTCCCATTATGTTTGAAATGCaacttttcataattttctAAAGGAAGTTTAAGCCCTTGGAGAGATTAAGCTGAGCTCTGATGGTACCATTGCATTAACCTTTCAATTGAGAATTGAATTTTTTAAATCTCTTATTTTGTGACCATTTTAGATCATCCACTGTGTTTTTGAATATACATTAACCAGTCTCAGGCATGTATACTatatgtttcgtttttgaaagggcgtgGCTTTGATATAGGCCTCGTCTACGTAAAATACTTCCTAAACCGGTATTGTGGCGATCAGTTAATAGTATAGGCTTGGTACCCTTTTACGAACATGGGAGGAGTTAACCCTTTTCCGAACATGGGAGGAGTTAACCCTTTTCCGAACATGGGAGGAGTTAACCCTTTTACGAACATGGGAGGAGTTAACCCTTTTCCGAACATGGAAGGGGTTGTCCTGCGTGATAAGAACCCCGCCcatcacaaaaaaacaaactcgcGGATCAGTATTGATTTGGTTTCGGCTCCCAGAGGGCTTGACCCGTTTCTAGGTCAATGTGACCCGGAatgtaaaataacccacaaATAGGTCAAGCTGAATCAGagctgaaataaaacaattgtacacCAATTTCCGGGTCAACGTGACTCAGATTTGGGTCACGTCTCTTGAGACCCAAATCCAAGTCAAATATGACCTGAGTGCACCACCAACAACATAACCAGCAACAACTTGACCAACTATCCCGTGGAAAACACTTTTAAAGCTTATATAGATGAGTCAagttagttttaaaggcactggaaaccaatcatcaaagctgcaagagaatattgaagaaaaaacactttttcacacattttgtgtgcttaccatgtttgtgaacaaactagGCCTATGTTCTTTCAAAAAGTTTCATCGttcttttaaaggaacgttacagaaccggtttttgctaacaaaacagttgctggcagtgtaagcactttatgcaatccaccatatatacataaactgacaaacctgtagaaggttgagatcgatcggccatctgggtcacgagagaaaagtgaaagacagattacaaattttgcattgcatcgatgccaaaacaaaaatgaataaaaacgcTCACTaagcgattaactccaaacgcgaaattagattatttatttctcatcaaaatatgacatttcagacagaaatatttcaagggatgttttttactatcatcatcattacaccatgtaagttttatgtaaatctgtgatcttcacgatttttgttttttacaaattctgtaacgttcctttaaaatgtgttttcaaatCATTTACTCAGAACATAGCATCGAATCATCTCTTAATGTCAAAGATTTGTGTCTATTTTATAATCCCACGGGTAAAATGTGCTCATGTCGTATGCCTATACCGTTCATTCTGGGaaatattttcaatttcatttgaaattccatcttaaagacaatggatactattgattattgtcaaagactagtcttttacttaatgtatctcaacatatgcaaaaaataacaaaccctatgaaaatttgagctcaaccggttttcgaagttaataataatgaaagaaaaaacacccgtgtcactagcagttgtatgctttcagatgcttgatatcacattttaaatctgaggtctcgaaatcaaattcgtggaaaattacttcgttctcaaaaactacgtcacttcggagggagccgtttttcacaatactttatattatcaacatctccccattactcgttaccaagtaaggttttatgctaataattattttgtgtaattaccaatagtgcaccctgcctttaaaggcactggttactatggtaattactcaaaataattgtcagcataaaaaacttacttggttatgagtaatggagagctgttggtagtttaaaacgttttgagaaacggctcccctggagtaacgttgttttcgaggaggtagaagtaattatccatggatttgatttcgagacctttaaaaattgattttgagatatcgatatcaagcatcttaaagcacacaacttcgtatgtcaatggtgttttttctttctatttatctcgcaacttcgacgatcaaaggagctcaaattttcacatgtttgttatttcatgcataatatgttgagacaaaaaaattgcctttgacaattaccaatagtgtccagtgtctttaacatgtactttagtctgatttatATATTATTCAGTCTTGTTATAACAAAATAGCCCATTGCAGACATCCCTTTTTTCTTCAGTGTTTAACAGAAGTTGCTTTTTTCACCACTTAAACCTAACAGAATGATCTTGCCATAGTATCATTTAAAGCCATACTTTATCAACTCTCCGCACTGGGATGACACACGCGATACATCTTCGTTTATCTGTCACCAAAGTGACAATTATTCCCTTTCCATGAAAAAGGGAAACATTCTTCCACCCTGGTAAATTGACAGCATTGCTAACAATGGCTGCTGACATTTGAATGGAATGGTAGTTCTAAACCTAGGTTTAATTGCGTCACATAGCGCACGGTTGTCCATTGTTAGCCCTCTGGACCCATCCCTTGTGTCTTTACAGTCCGAGAAAGAGGGAGAATCAACCTGTCCAACGACCCGGGACACGCATCGCTGGACTCCCGTCCCTCGGCTCTTTATTCACGGCTGAGAAAGAAAAGAATTCCACTCTTGTCTATCTGCTGGGACGATCGATACGAGTGAAGCTTGGGGTTCTTTTCAGAGTGATACTATAATAGAATCTCTTCTATTGAGATAGAGTGGACAAGGGTTTAAGAATTGTCTTCTTTCTTAAGATAATTATTATGCATGGTCAGACTGGGAACGTTAAGCTATGACAGCAAGCCAGGAGTACAATAACTTTGGCATACACTATGATTTGGGTACGTTAAGGATTTAGTCCACGTTATAAATTAACTGGACATTGGGCAACATGCGATACTGCAAATACACCATATGTCATTATTGAAATGGCAATTCGAGATCCGAAGGCAATGATCAACTGTACATTGTGTCAATAGGGAtcacactttttaagcaattaATCCTGGAATAATATGTGAATTCATTTGATCATTCGGCATTCGGTGTTTTAAAGGGGTGGTATAGACTACTTTAAAAACGACCATAAAAACTTGGCAAAGAGCACTGGCaggacagctgttgataataattaaacattgtTCAAAACGATCTCCGAAGaaaaaatgtagttttcaaaaagaaagaggtaacttaTTTTTCACCAAGAATTTTGAACattgaaaaaggcttcagacacGAAGCCTTTCTCATACATCTGAAAAGCTTAGTTATTTGGTTCCAAAGGGTATTTTTATATCTTCTCTATTGCTTTCGTTATttgcttgcaacttcgatgaccaattgagccttaaagttatttgatgcattatgttgggatacaccaagtgagtatacTGGTCTATGGCAATTACCGAAAGACAtaataccctgcctttaaaggaaactcTTTATCCATGCTGTCAGAATGAACACATTTTCTTTAACTTCTATGAAGGTGAGCAGATCTGCCAGATGTGTCTGGAACGTTGCTAAAGAATGTCCTCGTCCTCACGTGTAGGTAAGTCAACCTAAGCTctatatacaaaacaaaactggcCATACAGGCCTAAAGTCTCCTAATTTGTTCAAGTTTTTAACCAACAATGAGTCAACACTTATTGTCTGTTTCTGTTCAGTGATTTTCAAACTGTACATGGGAGAAATTTATAAAAGATAAAGAAATGAAAATTTCACTCGGGAAGGAAGAAATTGTAAGTTTACAATGGAAGAGAAAGTAAGTTCTGTAATATTTtggaaatgttttgtggaaataaatgtaaattgaattgaattgaattgaattgaattgagtaatGGTCAGTTCATTTCCCTACTTGCACTTACTCATTTTAGCCAAGACCATCCTTTTGTTTAGCAATGTGCCAACTGGTCACACGCAAGCTATTGGTGGCGCTATACAAACATAGCGGTCCGTTTAACAATGCGTTCTAATGTCAAGCACTATAGGGGTGTTACCGTCAGCTTGCAGTTAATTTTTAACTAAActagtgtaaacaaacccagctttcggAAACAtgatttattcgattaaaattaaattacatgttgttcACTTCTCTAAACTTTTTTatattaagatatattttattgatggtcattttaaaagcatcaaaaGCCCAAACGTTGACTACAAAaattgtcccgactacctgtttggtgaaccagttgtgttgcttactactattcgcaacataattaatattcttgcagcacatagcggcacaactTTTGATTGAGAATCCGCATTatttttatctcgacaagtatCGTATgagtttgaggtgcgactagtcgagtagtaaatttcactagtcacccaggcctatcATGATAAGAACTTGCTTGTGCAaatgggcccaatgtcatgctCTGCTCTGAAAGCAAAGATTCCGTGCTTAGCAGAAGCAGTAAATTCTGTGCTTAATGCGTCTAGCAAAAAAGACTGCTTAGCGGGGATATCTtgtgtttgtgtgcttccaagctcgcGCATTATATTCcgcacttgcacagtaagcgggaAATAGTGATCGTAAGCGAAGAGTTTGGTGGtatcagagccatgaaatttttagaaagaggtaatttctaactcaaataattaaagactgaagcattttgttaggcatctgaattgtgaaacaaaaagggtgcgtttttcattattctcttgcaactttgatgaccaattgagtccaaattctCAAAAGGATTGTTAATTTtagcatgttgggatacatcaagtgagaaaactggttttGGGCAGCTAAACgtgtcctggggtcgatttcacaaaggtagtcctaacttagggctagtcctaagcaatgaaGTTATGACcggtaactcatcctaacttaggactggtcctatctcttagcattgcctaggactagtcctaagttaggactacctttgtgaatcCACCCAAGTGACTTTAATAAATATTCAAGTAGTCATCGGCAGCCGCTTCCCATGATGTAAATAATATTCAACATtaaaacacacctcttgcttgttctgtgttctggttggctgaaacacggtcacgtgggatgaactaatataggctagtgatcgcgcgcgcgcgttttgcgggaatagtacaagagcgggcaatagtctttgagtatagtgcccgcggtacaacgccctctcttgacatgaaccgtaaacaacaacaacacaattcCTTATTCTGTtcttattaagggaatcaacgTGTGGttaagaggttttcaactagtggtttaatcccaacgaggcctggttcttgataattttaccgagacgaagtcgaggtaaattataaagaaccaggcctgtAAATATTATCAAGGGCCCCCTTTTGATCTttagaattggtttttgctaaaaaaatagttgctggcagtgtaagcactttatgtaatccaccataatatACACTATAGTGTATCGCTTTAATAATCAATTGGTGTACAAATATCAGTATAATGTAATATTGATGatgtttaatgttttaaaatacattctcaGCACTGCAagctaaaaataaattacattatgcacaaaacaactgTATTTTACTCAACTTCTCTAATGACTAGTGCGACGTTACCCCCAAACACTTCAAGATTAGCCCTATCGGCAACCCAGATCCTTAACAAAAAAACCTTATCAACCCTGACCCCTCTAACCCCAAGAAACCATGCcccttaaaattaattataacTAACCCCAACCCCTCAATGTCAACTCTAACCTGACATCACTATACGTCACTTCGGAGTAGACCAATTATAACGCAGAACAAAGTCAACGTCACTGCAAGTTTATCCATTGATAATCATTGGACCTGTATGTTTCGGTCAATTGCTATAGTGATCAACCAACgccagagggcgctataaaccggataattattatttgatttgttggAAGAGAAGGTTGAGTGTTAGGGGCGGTTTTTACCACAACAGGTATAGGGagcaaaaaaacatacaaagagAGATAGACCCCAACTGTTAaaaatgataatttgtttttatatattaatattgcccgggggggggggaggggggctttCACTCTGATCAGAAATCCAGCCAGTCGTAAACCAacacaattttataaaacatttacaaaacaaagaagaaatagTTAGTTATCGGCATACATGCACCTTGTAGTGTCGCTGcaacaaatttcaaatcttTCAGAAAACAATTTGCATGTAAACTTCACAGTAAATTTTCGTCTCATCCAAATTTTTGACAATGCCACAGCTTATTATGCTCAACTCAAAATTATAATAAGTGCTATTAAATTATAATAAGTGCTATTGCATGTAGCTTGTTATTAATTAAATTATCGCTGTTATTGAAGAACTCCCTGTTGCGCTGTTTCTTTGTGACTCAATGAGCCTGGTTTTTATTGGCGATAGTAGGATCTTGACACGGTTCCGTTCTGTGAAAGTTAGGGCCTTCACCTTCTTGGTTATAATATCAGGCAGCATTTTCAATTTGTAAAGAGATGGTGTGCAAAATGTTGGCGAGCAAACTGCTGGGTGTTGTTGGTATACTTATAATGGCAAACTACGCCGCTGTGAACGGGCGGTGTTGGAAGCAGGCCCCCAGCACAGGAGGGACACCTActggagggacacctaccggagtgACACCTACTGGAGGGACACCACGATGCCCCCCTACTTGGAGTCGGTGGCAAGACAAATGCTACAAGATGCCTGATGCCGACGCAACATGGGAAGAGGGCAGGCAGATTTGTGTTGAGTTGGGTGGGGTGATGGTTGTACCTAAATCCGAAGAAGAGTTACAACAGCTCAACAAGATGTTCAGTGGCCAGTGGTTCTGGATTGGTTGCAACGACATTCAAACTGAAGGTTGGTACACAATTATAGAAACATAGTGTTGAAGgaagtagacactattggttactcaaaatagttgttagcttaaaaactaacttgctaattagcaatagagagctgttggtagtataacacattgtgcgaaaaggctccctctgaagtaaggaagtttttgagaaagaagtaatttttcaagaatttgatttcgagacctaagaattagattttgaggtcccgaaatcgagcatctgatgGAAGCACGCAgagtgggtgtttttttttccattattatcttacaacttcgacgaccagttgagttcaaattttcttataggtttgttactttgttcATATTATGTTGAGAGAAGACTGTCCTTTGACAGTTACATagtgccagtgtctttaatatttatCTTTCTTAACGACAAACACTCCGTTGTATTTCCAGGGTCGAGAGACACAACGTAACTATTACAATTCTAGCCTTgatttaaagacgctggacactattggtaatgtcaaagaccagtcttctcacttggtgtatctcaaaatatgcataaaataacaaacctttgaaaatttgacctcaattggtcgccaaagttgcgagataaaactatgaaagaaaaaacacccttgtcacacgaagttatgtgatttcagatgcttgatttcgagacctcaaattctaaatatgctatcaacctctccccataactcgttaccaagttatgttttattctaataattattttgagtaattaccaaaagtgtccactacctttaagagaAATGAAGGATCGGTGCAACTGCCAGCCTAAATTAGGATTTTGTTACTCTACAGtttaagtatttgttttatacaatgaTGTAATGAGACTTTTTGTTTCTGACTGACTTTGTTTAGGTACCTGGGTGTGTTTGGATGAAGGTACCATTGACGTGCAGGACAAGAGATGGGATTATAGCGGTCAGCCAGATAATTACCTAGGCAACGAAGATTGCGCTGAAGGCCTGGCGGCCGGCTGGAACGATACTCCTTGTGGTCACACACGCAATTTAATCTGTCAGCTTTGAGCACTAGCAGGACCTGTGAAAGGTTGCTCAAAATTCTGGGCAAATTACTTTTTATGAAGATTTCACGGGCACATTTCCGTAAaatccctctgaaatgccataattttctagaaagaagtaattttccacgaatttgattttgatttcgatacctcatatttagaacttggggtctcgaaatcaaccatctaaacgcacacaacttcgtgtgacaagggtgttttttctttcattattacctcgcaacttcgatgaccgattgaactcaaattttcacatgtttgttatttcatgcataatatgttgagacaaaaaaaattgcctttgacaattaccaatagtgtccagtgtctttaacatgtaCTTTTAGTActttaggtttgttattttatgcatatgttgagatacaccaactgtgaaggctagtctttgacaattaccattagtgtccactgcctttaaccgaacTGTTCGAAGTTCAGTTTCGTTTCAAAATATTCTCAAACACATTCTGAAAGCGGAGCGGTTGACAAGTTCGCTCATTATTATTTGCTCTCAATTTCACTGTGCAATAAAGCTAATGATAAGAACTATATATAGATTGATTTGGTTACAATCATAGTTTCATGAGTGTGTAAAAAACACTTTAGTTGTACTGAAGTTTGCGTTACTAATTGATAGAATGATATGGCGTCAAACGTTGACAATCGTAAGCGTTCTTATGATCATGTTTTAGTATAAAATATGaccacttttatttattttattgaaaggAGCACCAATTTAAAGTTATATAAAAGTCGCTTTTGGAAGTTCACTTGTTAAAAATGCTAAGgtttttcaaattaatattatttgtttacatcttttttttctccggcttaaaaaaaagtattgaaaGGGATATTCGACCCTAGATAATTTTC includes the following:
- the LOC117297411 gene encoding CD209 antigen-like; the encoded protein is MANYAAVNGRCWKQAPSTGGTPTGGTPTGVTPTGGTPRCPPTWSRWQDKCYKMPDADATWEEGRQICVELGGVMVVPKSEEELQQLNKMFSGQWFWIGCNDIQTEGTWVCLDEGTIDVQDKRWDYSGQPDNYLGNEDCAEGLAAGWNDTPCGHTRNLICQL